Proteins encoded by one window of Chanos chanos chromosome 7, fChaCha1.1, whole genome shotgun sequence:
- the LOC115817233 gene encoding ETS-related transcription factor Elf-1-like isoform X1, which produces MAASAQQTELVFEVTSNKEDSEQQLADPSTFPAVIVEQMPHTHLLNYSGLACEEPMTDGHLGAVLEQETVEDISLTVAAYPSGDEDNMETVEAAEALLNANSPGLMSLDEKQLTHMLVPSLGEVITTPVSQVSLLADGIVGQQQRFQIQRGITSEMVAQQPKTKRGRKPKRPRSESPMPDITIKKSKDSKGNTLYLWEFLMALLQDKNACPRYIKWTNREKGIFKLVDSKAVSQLWGKHKNKPDMNYETMGRALRYYYQRGILNKVEGQRLVYQFAELPKNLMYVGGDDDEGDGNDNGPQFDDDGDNPSGNQTINERVSFEVPVVASPSKILAPTKQAVQGSRGQPSRRVVNGGQRSGAAQTDVKSGTTRVGRPLGLIQQQHLPIVSAEMLRTLQNVQSIQPGRHGSVFRTAQLLESLRDKQASIPISQEARFDVLGDQTEGQATQIVTLQLVPVTPTGQGIDASGNVITSPQFIMQTIPASEQVTLVMENVTVNEQSPDLQQTEIICEEETAVTSIPVSGSATAPLVTLVGGGQQLVTQPPGTVIHSVVTATESKQTSEAGSGNTEDKEASGTTQANDKSKTYQEDEQAVNVDLEAHTEMKMEPLSVMIINDSWVGYSSNKETAES; this is translated from the exons ATGGCTGCATCAGCTCAGCAAACTGAGCTGGTTTTTGAAGTCACCAGCAACAAAGAGGACAGTGAACAACAG CTGGCAGATCCTTCGACTTTCCCTGCAGTAATTGTCGAGCAAATGCCACACACCCACCTACTCAACTACTCAGGTCTGGCTTGCGAGGAGCCGATGACAGATGGTCACCTGGGGGCAGTGCTAGAGCAAGAGACAGTTGAGGATATCTCCTTGACAG tggcagCATATCCAAGTGGTGATGAAGACAACATGGAGACAGTAGAAGCTGCAGAGGCCTTGCTCAATGCAAACTCACCAGGTTTAATGTCTTTGGATGAAAAGCAGCTCA CTCACATGCTGGTGCCGTCTCTTGGTGAGGTCATCACCACCCCAGTTTCTCAGGTATCTCTGTTGGCAGATGGAATTGTGGGCCAACAGCAGAGGTTCCAGATCCAGAGAGGAATCACATCTGAAATGGTTGCTCAGCAACCGAAGACCAAAAGAG ggAGAAAACCCAAACGACCAAGGTCAGAATCCCCAATGCCTGACATCACGATTAAAAAGAGCAAGGATAGCAAAG GAAACACACTGTACCTGTGGGAGTTCTTGATGGCTTTGCTTCAGGATAAGAACGCTTGTCCTAGGTATATTAAGTGGACCAACCGAGAAAAGGGAATTTTCAAGCTCGTGGACTCCAAAGCAGTGTCTCAGTTATGgggcaaacacaaaaacaagccAGACATGAATTACGAGACCATGGGCCGAGCTTTGCG ATATTACTATCAGCGTGGGATCCTGAATAAAGTCGAAGGTCAGAGGCTGGTGTATCAGTTTGCAGAGTTGCCAAAAAATCTCATGTACGTTGGCGGCGATGACGACGAAGGAGACGGTAACGATAACGGTCCTCAATTCGACGACGACGGCGACAATCCTTCTGGTAACCAGACAATCAACGAGCGGGTCTCCTTTGAGGTCCCTGTGGTTGCCTCTCCATCAAAAATCTTAGCTCCAACAAAGCAGGCAGTACAGGGCTCCAGAGGGCAGCCCAGCCGGCGTGTGGTCAATGGAGGTCAACGCAGCGGAGCAGCCCAGACAGATGTAAAATCAGGGACCACTAGGGTAGGTCGGCCTTTGGGCCTGATCCAACAGCAGCACCTGCCAATTGTGTCGGCGGAGATGCTGCGGACACTTCAGAACGTACAGTCCATCCAGCCAGGCCGGCACGGCTCAGTCTTCCGAACGGCCCAGCTCCTGGAAAGCCTCCGTGACAAGCAGGCAAGCATTCCGATCTCGCAGGAAGCTAGGTTTGATGTGCTGGGTGATCAGACAGAGGGCCAAGCAACCCAAATTGTGACATTACAGTTGGTTCCTGTCACACCTACAGGGCAAGGAATAGATGCCTCAGGGAACGTGATAACGTCACCCCAGTTCATTATGCAGACCATCCCCGCCTCAGAACAGGTCACTCTAGTTATGGAGAATGTAACTGTGAACGAGCAGTCGCCAGATCTTCAGCAGACAGAGATCATTTGTGAAGAGGAAACAGCAGTTACATCCATTCCAGTGTCCGGAAGTGCCACTGCCCCGTTGGTGACATTAGTCGGGGGAGGACAGCAGTTAGTGACTCAACCTCCAGGCACAGTTATTCACTCGGTTGTCACAGCAACTGAGTCTAAACAGACTTCAGAAGCTGGAAGTGGgaacacagaggacaaagaAGCATCAGGGACCACCCAAGCTAATGATAAATCCAAAACATACCAGGAAGATGAGCAGGCTGTGAATGTGGATCTGGAAGCCCACACTGAGATGAAGATGGAGCCTCTCAGCGTGATGATAATCAATGATTCTTGGGTGGGCTACAGTTCTAACAAAGAAACCGCTGAGTCCTGA
- the LOC115817233 gene encoding ETS-related transcription factor Elf-1-like isoform X2 → MAAYPSGDEDNMETVEAAEALLNANSPGLMSLDEKQLTHMLVPSLGEVITTPVSQVSLLADGIVGQQQRFQIQRGITSEMVAQQPKTKRGRKPKRPRSESPMPDITIKKSKDSKGNTLYLWEFLMALLQDKNACPRYIKWTNREKGIFKLVDSKAVSQLWGKHKNKPDMNYETMGRALRYYYQRGILNKVEGQRLVYQFAELPKNLMYVGGDDDEGDGNDNGPQFDDDGDNPSGNQTINERVSFEVPVVASPSKILAPTKQAVQGSRGQPSRRVVNGGQRSGAAQTDVKSGTTRVGRPLGLIQQQHLPIVSAEMLRTLQNVQSIQPGRHGSVFRTAQLLESLRDKQASIPISQEARFDVLGDQTEGQATQIVTLQLVPVTPTGQGIDASGNVITSPQFIMQTIPASEQVTLVMENVTVNEQSPDLQQTEIICEEETAVTSIPVSGSATAPLVTLVGGGQQLVTQPPGTVIHSVVTATESKQTSEAGSGNTEDKEASGTTQANDKSKTYQEDEQAVNVDLEAHTEMKMEPLSVMIINDSWVGYSSNKETAES, encoded by the exons A tggcagCATATCCAAGTGGTGATGAAGACAACATGGAGACAGTAGAAGCTGCAGAGGCCTTGCTCAATGCAAACTCACCAGGTTTAATGTCTTTGGATGAAAAGCAGCTCA CTCACATGCTGGTGCCGTCTCTTGGTGAGGTCATCACCACCCCAGTTTCTCAGGTATCTCTGTTGGCAGATGGAATTGTGGGCCAACAGCAGAGGTTCCAGATCCAGAGAGGAATCACATCTGAAATGGTTGCTCAGCAACCGAAGACCAAAAGAG ggAGAAAACCCAAACGACCAAGGTCAGAATCCCCAATGCCTGACATCACGATTAAAAAGAGCAAGGATAGCAAAG GAAACACACTGTACCTGTGGGAGTTCTTGATGGCTTTGCTTCAGGATAAGAACGCTTGTCCTAGGTATATTAAGTGGACCAACCGAGAAAAGGGAATTTTCAAGCTCGTGGACTCCAAAGCAGTGTCTCAGTTATGgggcaaacacaaaaacaagccAGACATGAATTACGAGACCATGGGCCGAGCTTTGCG ATATTACTATCAGCGTGGGATCCTGAATAAAGTCGAAGGTCAGAGGCTGGTGTATCAGTTTGCAGAGTTGCCAAAAAATCTCATGTACGTTGGCGGCGATGACGACGAAGGAGACGGTAACGATAACGGTCCTCAATTCGACGACGACGGCGACAATCCTTCTGGTAACCAGACAATCAACGAGCGGGTCTCCTTTGAGGTCCCTGTGGTTGCCTCTCCATCAAAAATCTTAGCTCCAACAAAGCAGGCAGTACAGGGCTCCAGAGGGCAGCCCAGCCGGCGTGTGGTCAATGGAGGTCAACGCAGCGGAGCAGCCCAGACAGATGTAAAATCAGGGACCACTAGGGTAGGTCGGCCTTTGGGCCTGATCCAACAGCAGCACCTGCCAATTGTGTCGGCGGAGATGCTGCGGACACTTCAGAACGTACAGTCCATCCAGCCAGGCCGGCACGGCTCAGTCTTCCGAACGGCCCAGCTCCTGGAAAGCCTCCGTGACAAGCAGGCAAGCATTCCGATCTCGCAGGAAGCTAGGTTTGATGTGCTGGGTGATCAGACAGAGGGCCAAGCAACCCAAATTGTGACATTACAGTTGGTTCCTGTCACACCTACAGGGCAAGGAATAGATGCCTCAGGGAACGTGATAACGTCACCCCAGTTCATTATGCAGACCATCCCCGCCTCAGAACAGGTCACTCTAGTTATGGAGAATGTAACTGTGAACGAGCAGTCGCCAGATCTTCAGCAGACAGAGATCATTTGTGAAGAGGAAACAGCAGTTACATCCATTCCAGTGTCCGGAAGTGCCACTGCCCCGTTGGTGACATTAGTCGGGGGAGGACAGCAGTTAGTGACTCAACCTCCAGGCACAGTTATTCACTCGGTTGTCACAGCAACTGAGTCTAAACAGACTTCAGAAGCTGGAAGTGGgaacacagaggacaaagaAGCATCAGGGACCACCCAAGCTAATGATAAATCCAAAACATACCAGGAAGATGAGCAGGCTGTGAATGTGGATCTGGAAGCCCACACTGAGATGAAGATGGAGCCTCTCAGCGTGATGATAATCAATGATTCTTGGGTGGGCTACAGTTCTAACAAAGAAACCGCTGAGTCCTGA
- the sugt1 gene encoding protein SGT1 homolog: MASKRSFTDSFIDEDPKRALEELNAALGEESENAEWLCQRAYAYILLQDYSRAVDDSKKAQQLQPNLALAFLRTGIAEYHLNNFTSAQEAFKTGQALEGSNAAFQTWIKRCEEKMETQVQNGTSNPQTTTPHVKHDWYQTESQVIVTIMLKNVKKEDITVNFEEQELTAEVKLLSGQDYCLKLHLLHPVVPQQSTFKILSTKVEIKMKKTEAIRWEKLEGEGAPSTVKHFTPNEYPSSSHYTRNWDKLVGDIKEEEKNEKLEGDAALNKLFQQIYSDGSDEVKRAMNKSFMESGGTVLSTNWTDVGKRKVEMSPPDDVEWKKY, translated from the exons ATGGCAAGCAAACG GAGTTTCACTGACAGTTTCATAGACGAGGACCCAAAGAGAGCGCTTGAG GAGCTGAATGCAGCTTTGGGAGAGGAGTCTGAGAACGCTGAGTGGCTCTGTCAGCGGGCTTACGCCTACATCTTACTCCAAGATTACAGCa GAGCTGTAGACGATTCTAAGAAAGCCCAGCAACTCCAGCCTAATCTTGCCCTTGCCTTTTTGAGAACAGG AATTGCCGAGTATCATCTGAATAACTTCACATCTGCACAGGAGGCCTTTAAAACTGGACAGGCACTTGAAG GTTCCAACGCAGCGTTTCAGACTTGGATCAAGCGTTGtgaggagaagatggaga CACAAGTCCAAAACGGAACCTCAAATCCG CAAACCACGACTCCACATGTCAA GCATGACTGGTACCAGACAGAATCGCAAGTCATTGTCACCATCATGCTTAAAAATGTCAAGAAGGAGGATATCACGGTCAACTTTGAAGAGCAAGAG tTGACAGCAGAGGTGAAGCTTCTGTCAGGGCAGGACTACTGTCTGAAACTCCACCTTCTACATCCTGTGGTGCCGCAACAGAGCACTTTCAAGATCCTCTCCACCAAG GTagagattaaaatgaagaaGACGGAAGCTATCCGATGGGAGAAGCTGGAAGGAGAGGGCGCACCATCCACTGTAAAACACTTCACTCCCA acgaGTACCCATCATCCTCCCACTACACCCGTAATTGGGACAAGTTAGTGGGCGACATtaaggaagaagagaagaacgAGAAGCTGGAAGGAGACGCCGCACTCAACAAGCTTTTCCAGCAGATTTACTCGGACGGCTCGGACGAGGTCAAACGGGCCATGAACAAGTCCTTC ATGGAGTCCGGGGGCACAGTTCTAAGCACCAACTGGACGGACGTAGGCAAAAGGAAAGTGGAAATGAGTCCACCAGATGATGTGGAGTGGAAGAAATACTGA